CGGAGGTCCAATGCTGGCATCTTCTGCCAATAGTGTATAAATTTTTCCAGATAGTCCATGCTGACGTGTAGGCATCAACTTTCCCGCACCCCCGCCAGCTAAACGGCGGTACGGGTGTGCCCCTCGGGCAGCCCGACACCCTGGCAGCCCGACACCCCGGCGCCCTGGCGGCCTGGGGCAACATCGCGGCACGATCACGATGCCGCACCACGCAACAGCGCAAATGTCGCCAATATCATCGTGAGGTGGATCAACCCATGGCCCTTCTGTTCACTGCATTCCTGGCAACCCTTCCCTACGGATTGTCAACACCCGCGCAGCCGCCTGCGTCGGTCAGCACGACTCCGCCTGCGTCGGTCAGCACGACTCCGCCTGCGTCGGTCAGCACAACCCAATCCCAACCCTCCGCCTCGTCCGCAACGACGACGGGACACACCGTTACGTACCAGATTGTGACGAATGAGATCAAAGCACAGCAAGCGGACGGTTCAACTGTGGAGGTCTATCGATTCGACCCCAGTGTGTTCGTGGTTCGGCAGGGTGACCAGGTTCGCCTGCAAATTCGCGGACTCAAGGGGCATGACCACCCCGTGCTCCTTGAAGGGTATCATTTGCACGCCGTGATCCACCGAAACCAAACCACCACACTGTCGTTTCAAGCCAACAAAGTCGGCACCTATCGATTGATTTGCACCACGCACGCGGACGCCGCGCATGAGGGGCCGATGGAAGCGTACCTGGTCGTGCTGCCGTAATTAGAAGGCGGCGGAACCACAATCTCGATCGCGCCCGCCATCCGTGTCACCCGCCAATCACCACGTCGTCCAGCCGCTTCGGCGCCTGGTTCAGCGAGCGGGCGCCGTCCGCCTCAATCACCACCAGGTCTTCAATCCGCACGCCAAATTTGCCAGGCAGATAAATGCCGGGCTCGATGCTCATCACCATGCCTTCGGCGAGCAGCTCGTCGTTCCCGCCGACCACGAAGGGGGCTTCGTGAATCTCCAGCCCAACGCCGTGCCCTGTCCGATGCGTGAAGTACGGGCCATACCCGGCGTCCTCAATCACCTTGCGCACCGCCGCATCCACCGCGCCGAGCGTGACGCCCGGTTTGGCCGCTGCAATGCCGGCCAGCTGCGCCGCCAGCACACACTCGTAGACCTTGGCCACTTCCTCCGTCGGCGCGCCGATGACAAACGTCCGCGTGATGTCGCTGCAGTAGTGCTGGTAAATCCCGCCCGTATCGACGATCACGGTCGTCCCCGCCGCCACCTTCGTCTCATCGGGTTCATGGTGCGGGGCGGCCCCGGCGGTTCCTGCCGCGACGATGGGGGGAAACGACATCCCCGCTGCGCCAACCGCCTCCCACAACCTGGCGAGTTCGGCGGCCACAGCGGCCTCGGTCACGCCCGGCTGCAGCGCCGCACGCACGCGATGAACCACTTCGTCGGCCATCTGCGACGCCCGCTCGAGTGACTTCATCTCCGCGGCGTCCTTTCGCTCCCGGAGCCAGCCGACCACCGCGTCAGACACCACCGGCGCTGGCGCGTTCGGGCGCGCCGCCATCAACGGCAGCAAGTGCCGCGCTTCCCAGTGACCATCAATCGCGATTGGGGTCGTCTCCCCCACAATCTTGGCGATCAGCGGGTAGGGGTTGTCCCCATCCTTCCAAAACTGCTTCTCCACTTCCGCCGCATCCGCTTCGTGACGGAACATTTCGTGTACAACCCAGATGGGATCACGGTCGGCAAACAAAATCAGCGCACTGACCCGCTCCCCGGTTTCCAGCCAAACGCCCGAGAAATAGTACCCCGCCGCGGGCGAGGTCACCACTGCCGCAGACAGCCCTTCACGGCGCAGCATCTCCCGCAAACGGGCGCGCCGCGCTTCACAAACCTCACGCATCGTCTTCTCTCCTCTGGTTTGACTCTACTGGCTATTGTACCGGTCGGCTAAATACCGCGCAAAGCCCGCGATGGATTTCATCATCTCCACCAATTCATCATCCGTCAGGATGTCCCTGCCGGGCCGCGCATTGCAGTCGTACACATAGTAACGGCCGTCCGGCGTGCAGCCAACATCCACCCCCAGCAGCCCGAACGTCGGGTGCATGCGCGTCAATTCCTCCGAGACCGCCAGCGCGGCTCGCGTGATCTGCACCAGCGCATCTTCGGGCATGTCAAACTCAGCTTGCAGCAAGCGGGTGCCTGTATCCGTTTCCGTGAGTGACAAGACTTCTCCACCCGCATGATAATTCGTCAGAATCGATCCCGGCGCCGCCTTTCGCTGGGTGATGCCGACCACACGCCAGGCGCCAGCGCGACCTCTGACCAATGTGACGCGAAAGTCGACCCGCCGGCCGTCGTGTGTCTGCAGGAGATCGACCTGTTCCTGCACGACCATTCGCCGCACCTGGTTTGCCCGGCTCAGAAAGAGCGTCAATTCCTCTGGGTTCAACGTCCGTTCCACGCAGTGACCATCCGGACGTTGCGCGATGACCTCAAAGCACGCCTTCGCGCGCCGCCGAATCACCGCAATGTCGCGCCCGCCCGAACCAAACACAGGCTTCAGCCAGAGACAGTCGTGATCGTCCAACAGGGTCAGCACACGCTTCGGCGTCGCTTCATACGCAGTCCAGGGGATGCTGCCCGGCCCCAGCGCGGCCTGCGCCAAGCGTCGATAGAGCACATCCTTGGCGGGCATGGCGGGATTGAAGTATGGAATGGACTGACGCCGGAGCGACCGCCGCATCGTCCGAAGCGCACGGCGAAAGCGCGGCAAGTCCGATAAGTACAACGCGTCGAAGACAACCGACCGCTTCGCCGGCAGGGTCGTCTTCGTCGCAACAAACGAGGCGGAACGAAGGTCATACGCCTCCCCGGAGAGGGCGCGGCCGAGACGGACACACGCCGCAGGTGTGACAAATACAGCCGGCAAATCATGTTCCCGCGCGGCCGCCGCCAGTGTCGAAAAGGCGAGCGATCGGCGTGGGGCATCCGCCTGCACGGGCGGCCCGCCAGTCACCACCACCAACACGTCGTCCACCTCCCGCCATCCCCGGGTGCTGCTTTCCGTTTCTACCCTATGATGACGGACCCATCGGCGCCATCACGCGTGTTGGAGAAGTTAATCGTTTCAAGACTGCCCGCGCAGGGACAATGGTCAAAGAGGCGCAGGGGCTATATCGATATCTATTTCTCCAATCCAAAGAATAAACAAATGATGTGGCTAGCGGAGACCCGTTCTGTAAGCGTAAACCAGTTCCCAAATGAGACGCGAGCGAATATAAACGGAATGTCCGCGCAGGAATCGACATGGACAAATGCCAGTCATCAACGTTTATCCGCCGTTTCCCTGGCGTACAAAAACACCGACTATGCCCTTCAATCCCGGAGGTGATGCGGTTTGACACAGGTGGTCCTGGTTGCGCCAGAAGGACTCCCCATTCCGCCAGTGCGCGGCGGTTCCGTGCAGATTTATCTCCAGGCACTGCACCGCACCTTGCGAAACTTCCCGGAAACGGCCGATGTGACGCTGATTTGTCCGGGGCCGGAAGCAGTGGACGAAAAAGAGGCCGAAGCGGATCCGATGCCAGCAAGGAAAACTGCGGAGGAGTCTCTCCCACTCTCTGACCGCCGCATCATTCACGTTGGCGGCAGGAAAGCGGCGTATCGAAACGCCGTGATCGAGCAGCTGCGAACCCTCCGGCCCGACATCATACAGGTCGACAACCGTCCGGACTTTCTGCCCCGCGTCAGGCAGGCGTGCCCGGCCGCACGCATTGTTTTAAACCTGCACTCGACCACCTTCCTCGGACCGCGGCACCTGCAGCCACAACAGGCCATTCCCACCCTGCGGCTGGCAGATGCGATTGTCGTCAACAGCCACTACCTCCGGCAGCGGGTGACCACCAAATTCGGCCTGCAGCGTGCAAATTGGCCGTTCACGGTGATTTACCCCGGCGTGAACGTGGACGCCTTCGCCGCGCCGCCGGATGCAGGCAGGGACGTCTCGCAAGCCGCCCGGCCGGGCACGGCGGGATTGGCTGCGAAAGCACCGGAACAAAGCCGCGCGGAGGAAGCCCGGCCGCTGCAGCTGTTGTTTGTCGGTCGCGTGATTGAACAAAAGGGCG
Above is a genomic segment from Alicyclobacillus cycloheptanicus containing:
- a CDS encoding cupredoxin domain-containing protein, whose protein sequence is MALLFTAFLATLPYGLSTPAQPPASVSTTPPASVSTTPPASVSTTQSQPSASSATTTGHTVTYQIVTNEIKAQQADGSTVEVYRFDPSVFVVRQGDQVRLQIRGLKGHDHPVLLEGYHLHAVIHRNQTTTLSFQANKVGTYRLICTTHADAAHEGPMEAYLVVLP
- a CDS encoding glycosyltransferase family 4 protein — encoded protein: MVLVAPEGLPIPPVRGGSVQIYLQALHRTLRNFPETADVTLICPGPEAVDEKEAEADPMPARKTAEESLPLSDRRIIHVGGRKAAYRNAVIEQLRTLRPDIIQVDNRPDFLPRVRQACPAARIVLNLHSTTFLGPRHLQPQQAIPTLRLADAIVVNSHYLRQRVTTKFGLQRANWPFTVIYPGVNVDAFAAPPDAGRDVSQAARPGTAGLAAKAPEQSRAEEARPLQLLFVGRVIEQKGVHVLVDALDILRKQGVPATLVMVGRAPAWQRRYEGQLRRKIRTLPVAWIGFVPPHELAPYYWDADLLVCPSQRDEAFGLVNLEAMAAGVPVVASRLGGIREVVTEDAGVLVAKYKRPAAFAQAIQSLHANPARMQQLREGARKRAQAFPWQRTAEGFRDLYQALVSGP
- a CDS encoding M24 family metallopeptidase; this translates as MREVCEARRARLREMLRREGLSAAVVTSPAAGYYFSGVWLETGERVSALILFADRDPIWVVHEMFRHEADAAEVEKQFWKDGDNPYPLIAKIVGETTPIAIDGHWEARHLLPLMAARPNAPAPVVSDAVVGWLRERKDAAEMKSLERASQMADEVVHRVRAALQPGVTEAAVAAELARLWEAVGAAGMSFPPIVAAGTAGAAPHHEPDETKVAAGTTVIVDTGGIYQHYCSDITRTFVIGAPTEEVAKVYECVLAAQLAGIAAAKPGVTLGAVDAAVRKVIEDAGYGPYFTHRTGHGVGLEIHEAPFVVGGNDELLAEGMVMSIEPGIYLPGKFGVRIEDLVVIEADGARSLNQAPKRLDDVVIGG
- a CDS encoding YheC/YheD family protein, giving the protein MDDVLVVVTGGPPVQADAPRRSLAFSTLAAAAREHDLPAVFVTPAACVRLGRALSGEAYDLRSASFVATKTTLPAKRSVVFDALYLSDLPRFRRALRTMRRSLRRQSIPYFNPAMPAKDVLYRRLAQAALGPGSIPWTAYEATPKRVLTLLDDHDCLWLKPVFGSGGRDIAVIRRRAKACFEVIAQRPDGHCVERTLNPEELTLFLSRANQVRRMVVQEQVDLLQTHDGRRVDFRVTLVRGRAGAWRVVGITQRKAAPGSILTNYHAGGEVLSLTETDTGTRLLQAEFDMPEDALVQITRAALAVSEELTRMHPTFGLLGVDVGCTPDGRYYVYDCNARPGRDILTDDELVEMMKSIAGFARYLADRYNSQ